The Terriglobus tenax genome contains a region encoding:
- a CDS encoding ABC-F family ATP-binding cassette domain-containing protein, with amino-acid sequence MISVSNVSMRYGSKVLFEDVSTTFISGRRYGLTGPNGAGKSTFMKVLTGELDAQKGNVVRPKKLGVLRQDQYAFDAYRVIDTVIMGNKALWAALEERDVLYEKAELTDDDGIRLGELEGVIGEEDGYEAESNAAVLLQGLDIADELHERKMGELQGGQKVRVLLAQALFGNPQALLLDEPTNYLDLESIHWLQDFLVRFDGTLITISHDRHFLNAVCTHIADIDYQTIITYNGGYDDMVLQKTQVRTRIESQNEQREKKIAQLNDFIARFSAGTRSSQVNSRKKEVERLQTTDLARSNIQRPFIRFDMLRPSGKHILEVEGVSKSYDTTVFTNFNSAVMRGDKVVLIGRNGTGKTTMIKSLLAGMPETDDKEFTRDSGEVKWGHEANIGYFAQDHTGTVTKGMTVADWLHQFDEKATEEDIRGILGQMLFRGEEGLKKTDALSGGEQARLIFCKLMLQKPNILIFDEPTNHLDLESINALNQALQKFEGTVLLVTHDEDLIDEVGTRIWHFQDGKVEDFKGPYAEYQQVLASAKK; translated from the coding sequence ATGATCTCCGTTTCCAACGTCTCCATGCGCTACGGCTCGAAGGTGCTCTTCGAAGACGTATCCACCACATTTATTTCCGGCCGCCGCTACGGTCTCACCGGGCCCAACGGCGCCGGCAAATCCACCTTCATGAAGGTGCTGACCGGCGAGCTAGACGCCCAGAAGGGCAATGTCGTCCGCCCCAAGAAGCTTGGCGTGCTGCGGCAGGACCAGTACGCGTTTGACGCCTACCGCGTCATCGACACGGTCATCATGGGCAACAAGGCCCTCTGGGCCGCTCTTGAAGAACGCGACGTGCTCTATGAGAAGGCCGAACTGACCGACGACGACGGCATCCGCCTGGGCGAGCTCGAAGGCGTCATCGGCGAAGAGGACGGCTACGAGGCCGAGTCCAACGCCGCCGTTCTGCTGCAGGGTCTGGATATCGCCGACGAACTGCACGAGCGCAAGATGGGCGAGCTGCAGGGCGGCCAGAAGGTCCGCGTTCTGCTGGCACAGGCGCTCTTCGGAAACCCGCAGGCTCTGCTGCTGGACGAGCCTACGAACTACCTCGATCTCGAGTCCATCCACTGGCTGCAGGACTTCCTCGTCCGCTTCGATGGCACGCTGATCACCATCTCGCACGACCGCCACTTCCTGAACGCGGTCTGCACCCACATCGCCGACATCGACTACCAGACCATCATCACCTACAACGGTGGTTACGACGACATGGTGCTGCAGAAGACCCAGGTCCGCACCCGCATTGAAAGCCAGAACGAGCAGCGCGAAAAGAAGATCGCCCAGTTGAACGACTTCATCGCTCGCTTCTCGGCCGGTACCCGCAGCTCGCAGGTGAACTCGCGTAAGAAGGAAGTCGAGCGCCTGCAAACCACGGACCTGGCCCGCTCCAACATCCAACGCCCGTTCATCCGCTTCGACATGCTGCGCCCCTCCGGCAAGCACATCCTCGAGGTGGAAGGTGTCTCCAAGTCCTATGACACCACGGTCTTCACCAACTTCAATTCCGCCGTCATGCGCGGAGACAAGGTGGTGTTGATCGGTCGTAACGGTACCGGAAAAACGACGATGATCAAGTCGTTGCTGGCCGGTATGCCGGAGACGGACGACAAGGAATTCACGCGCGATAGCGGCGAGGTGAAATGGGGACACGAAGCCAACATCGGCTACTTTGCCCAGGACCACACCGGCACCGTCACCAAGGGGATGACCGTCGCCGATTGGCTGCACCAGTTCGATGAGAAGGCCACGGAAGAAGACATCCGCGGCATCCTCGGCCAGATGCTCTTCCGCGGCGAAGAAGGCCTGAAGAAGACCGATGCTCTGTCGGGTGGCGAACAGGCCCGCCTGATCTTCTGCAAGCTGATGCTACAGAAGCCGAACATCCTGATCTTCGATGAGCCGACCAACCACCTTGATCTGGAGTCAATCAATGCTCTGAACCAGGCCCTGCAGAAGTTTGAGGGCACGGTTCTTCTGGTCACGCATGACGAGGACCTGATCGATGAAGTCGGAACCCGCATCTGGCACTTTCAGGATGGCAAGGTGGAGGACTTCAAGGGTCCGTACGCCGAATACCAGCAGGTCTTGGCTTCCGCAAAGAAGTAA
- a CDS encoding TonB-dependent receptor, whose product MKIAKICSTRVFAAVLTAGLAFVPANVILTPRVLAQTAATGTISGTISDASGAAVPSTSVTIINTDTGATRTLTTNSEGYFTSTFLQPGHYEVISGGTGNFGKVDRKNLVLTVGQTLTVDSTLPAGSVTTDVTVTDASPLIDTEKSEVSQTVGENLVSNLPVNGRRYDNFVLLTPNVVPDGNSGLISYRGISGLYNTNLIDGANNQQAFFSEARGRAIGAPYVFSQDSIKEFQSSASGYSAEFGQAAGGQINAISKSGTNSFHGDLFYYLRYPSLNALDPLSKSQGRAANNPFLLTPTVRQQQQFGGSVGGAIIKDKLFYFFTYDGFRKVNPLLYTSSVTSTQLAGFRCPTAATTTQCTNAKNYILGNQGAASRNLKQDIFFPRLDWQLNDRNHVSAEFLYQNYSQPNGYTTSATANNSSVSTNGRADFHERFFIANWESVLSSRSTNAARFQWARDLEVTGANSPGPNVSISGLFAYGLPNALPRGAFPDEHRWQAADTYSLTRGKHTFKAGVDVNLIHEVIANLFQGGGLYTYSSLTGQCVGGVQTFGCATFTNTTEAAFSNWVQDVYGLNGGRHYSNFTQVNDPITGRGLDDFWNKNLAGFVEDSWKVTPSFTFSAGVRYDVQMVPQPPRPYTNSYNGVPSPLANSVTSTIHTNYKMIQPRIGFAWSPMPGTVVRGGYGIFYGLTSNSTFYATRVENGVFQQQYNYPVITTAGNTSASTPTTYSWANGAPNNTNVLFTPPGPALAAPFAGALTPQVAPGGVTPQPFAFRGQDRNFTNPYTHSIDLGVEQELPGHISLTLAYVGTRGMRLPYFIDSNLPRTSLTRTYTVTEASGRVSTVTVPFYSNTLTRPSPNDQIILTGYSGLNSWYHSGAFSVRKPFSHGLELLVNYTWAKAIDGSQVSGQNGTFNGTNTILDPFNLKNPGSLSEYSRSDLDMRGRFVGSVVYAPTFGIANMYLRTLANGWSISGTATEQTGLPLTLNMSGSVTGGIDGGVTGAQVSLFASNTSGRAPQFRRNSMPGPGIRNVDARVSRDIPIHDKIKMQVFVEAFNVANRRHIISQSTSAYQFTGTNTISAITTGTLFGAPTSTSSVLFGPRQMQFTAKLFF is encoded by the coding sequence ATGAAGATTGCAAAAATCTGTAGCACACGTGTATTCGCGGCCGTGCTCACAGCCGGACTGGCCTTTGTCCCGGCTAATGTGATTCTTACCCCGCGCGTTCTGGCTCAAACCGCCGCCACCGGCACCATCTCCGGTACCATCTCGGACGCCTCCGGCGCCGCAGTTCCTTCGACCTCGGTAACCATCATCAACACCGATACCGGTGCTACCCGCACCCTCACCACCAACAGCGAAGGCTACTTTACCTCCACCTTCCTGCAGCCCGGACATTATGAAGTCATTTCCGGCGGCACTGGGAATTTCGGTAAGGTAGATCGCAAGAATCTGGTCCTGACTGTCGGTCAGACCCTGACGGTGGATTCCACCCTTCCCGCTGGTTCGGTTACAACCGATGTGACGGTCACGGACGCATCGCCGCTGATCGATACGGAAAAGTCGGAAGTATCGCAAACGGTTGGTGAGAATCTCGTTTCCAACCTGCCGGTTAACGGCCGCCGCTACGATAACTTTGTGCTGCTGACCCCAAACGTTGTTCCTGATGGAAACAGCGGTCTGATCTCCTATCGTGGTATCTCCGGCCTCTATAACACCAACCTGATCGACGGCGCCAACAACCAGCAGGCATTCTTCTCGGAGGCTCGCGGACGCGCTATCGGTGCTCCGTATGTGTTCTCGCAGGACTCGATCAAAGAGTTCCAGTCCTCTGCTTCGGGTTACTCAGCAGAGTTCGGTCAGGCCGCTGGCGGCCAGATCAACGCCATCTCGAAGTCGGGTACAAACTCCTTCCATGGCGATCTGTTTTATTACCTCCGCTATCCTTCCCTCAATGCGCTCGATCCTCTCTCCAAGTCGCAGGGACGTGCTGCAAATAACCCCTTTCTGCTTACGCCGACCGTTCGTCAGCAGCAGCAGTTTGGCGGTTCCGTGGGCGGAGCGATCATCAAGGACAAGCTCTTTTACTTCTTTACCTATGACGGTTTCCGCAAGGTAAATCCTCTGCTTTACACCTCGTCGGTGACTTCGACCCAGCTCGCGGGATTCCGTTGCCCCACAGCCGCTACCACGACTCAGTGCACCAATGCGAAGAACTACATTCTGGGCAATCAGGGCGCAGCCTCTCGTAACCTGAAGCAGGACATCTTCTTCCCGCGCCTGGACTGGCAGCTCAATGACCGGAACCACGTCAGCGCCGAGTTCCTTTACCAGAACTATTCTCAGCCTAACGGCTACACCACTTCCGCTACCGCAAACAACTCTTCGGTCAGCACAAATGGACGTGCCGACTTCCACGAGCGCTTCTTCATTGCAAACTGGGAGAGCGTTCTCTCCAGCCGTTCTACTAATGCTGCCCGCTTCCAGTGGGCCCGCGATCTGGAAGTAACGGGAGCCAATTCCCCCGGACCGAACGTTAGCATCAGTGGTCTGTTCGCCTATGGTTTGCCTAACGCCCTGCCGCGTGGCGCTTTTCCGGATGAACATCGCTGGCAGGCTGCGGATACCTACTCCCTTACGCGGGGTAAGCACACCTTCAAGGCCGGTGTTGACGTCAACCTGATCCACGAAGTCATCGCGAACCTCTTCCAGGGTGGTGGTCTTTACACCTATTCCTCTCTAACCGGGCAGTGCGTCGGGGGTGTACAGACCTTCGGTTGCGCGACGTTCACCAACACCACTGAGGCGGCCTTCTCGAACTGGGTGCAGGATGTTTACGGTCTGAACGGTGGCCGTCACTACTCCAACTTCACCCAGGTGAACGACCCCATCACTGGTCGCGGTCTCGATGACTTCTGGAATAAGAACCTCGCAGGCTTTGTAGAGGATTCCTGGAAGGTAACGCCTTCATTCACCTTCAGCGCTGGTGTCCGCTATGACGTTCAGATGGTTCCCCAGCCGCCGAGGCCTTACACCAACAGCTATAACGGCGTGCCCAGTCCCCTGGCCAATTCCGTTACAAGCACCATTCATACCAACTACAAGATGATCCAGCCCCGCATTGGCTTTGCATGGTCGCCCATGCCTGGCACCGTGGTTCGTGGCGGCTACGGTATCTTCTATGGTCTAACTTCGAACTCGACCTTCTATGCAACGCGCGTCGAAAACGGTGTCTTCCAGCAGCAGTACAACTACCCTGTCATTACCACTGCTGGCAACACATCGGCGAGCACACCTACGACGTATAGCTGGGCAAACGGCGCACCGAACAACACCAATGTGCTGTTTACGCCTCCGGGACCGGCACTTGCAGCTCCTTTCGCAGGTGCTCTTACTCCTCAGGTTGCACCGGGAGGTGTAACGCCTCAGCCCTTTGCTTTCCGTGGACAGGACAGAAACTTTACTAATCCGTACACGCACTCGATTGATCTTGGTGTTGAGCAGGAACTGCCGGGGCATATCAGCCTTACGCTCGCTTATGTAGGAACGCGCGGAATGCGTCTGCCCTACTTTATCGACTCCAACCTGCCGCGCACTTCGCTGACGCGTACCTATACTGTGACGGAGGCTAGTGGTCGCGTTTCTACCGTTACCGTTCCGTTCTATTCCAATACGCTCACGCGACCGTCTCCAAATGACCAGATTATTCTGACTGGTTATAGCGGTCTGAACTCCTGGTACCACTCCGGTGCATTCTCGGTGCGCAAGCCGTTCAGCCATGGTCTTGAGCTGCTGGTGAACTACACGTGGGCCAAAGCGATTGACGGTTCCCAGGTCTCCGGACAGAACGGAACCTTCAACGGAACGAACACAATTCTCGATCCGTTCAACCTCAAGAATCCGGGAAGCCTGAGCGAGTACTCACGTTCGGATCTGGACATGCGTGGTCGCTTCGTCGGCAGCGTCGTGTACGCTCCGACCTTTGGTATCGCCAATATGTACCTGCGTACCTTGGCAAACGGCTGGTCTATCTCCGGTACGGCTACGGAGCAGACGGGACTGCCCCTCACTCTCAACATGAGTGGCAGCGTCACGGGTGGTATTGATGGTGGTGTCACTGGCGCACAGGTTAGCCTGTTCGCTTCTAACACCTCGGGACGTGCTCCTCAGTTCCGCCGCAATTCGATGCCTGGTCCTGGTATCCGCAACGTGGATGCTCGTGTCTCCCGCGATATCCCCATCCACGACAAGATCAAGATGCAGGTCTTCGTGGAGGCGTTCAACGTCGCAAACCGCCGCCACATCATCTCGCAGAGTACCTCGGCATACCAGTTCACTGGTACGAACACCATCAGCGCGATTACAACGGGCACACTGTTTGGAGCTCCTACCAGCACCAGCAGCGTTCTCTTCGGACCTCGTCAGATGCAGTTCACCGCCAAGCTGTTCTTCTAA
- a CDS encoding ComEC/Rec2 family competence protein produces MPMLSRRALFRLLAAAPSSYALSQSFLPLPARRSGELDIHHIDTGRGNSTLIVGPDGTTLLVDAGASAVTLDTSAPPRPNASRRPGEWIARYAQKVSHADYLDYALITHIHPDHTGDVTPGCPLSSSGAYRLTGISDVDAILPIRTVIDRAFPDFGSAKPLNAPFAANYLAYLQERVAKKRAVQSAMVGSISQLQLKDVQTRVLAANGRIWTGSGTSSRLLTPQGRALSAEEQPNENFYSIALRLQFGNFSYYTGGDLACDTHDGRVPWLDNETPVARLAGRTDVAAANHHGYFDSTGAAFTDALDAQAYIVQAWDVGHPGPAQAQRMLGEWPGAKKHDVYALESLPANALINSRFTPRFKSRQGHVVVRVAADTKSFRIHLLDATNEDMAVRWVSDPYRCRG; encoded by the coding sequence ATGCCAATGCTCTCGCGCCGTGCTCTCTTTCGTCTTCTTGCTGCCGCCCCCTCTTCCTATGCGCTGTCACAGAGCTTTCTTCCACTCCCTGCGCGACGTTCCGGCGAACTCGATATTCACCACATCGACACCGGCCGTGGGAACAGCACCCTGATCGTTGGCCCTGATGGCACAACGCTTCTGGTCGATGCAGGGGCCTCGGCGGTCACGCTGGATACCTCCGCTCCGCCTCGCCCCAATGCATCCCGCCGTCCGGGCGAATGGATCGCACGCTACGCTCAGAAGGTGAGCCACGCAGACTACCTGGACTACGCTCTCATCACCCATATTCATCCGGACCACACCGGAGACGTGACACCCGGGTGTCCCCTATCCAGCAGCGGAGCCTATCGTCTGACCGGTATCAGCGATGTCGACGCTATCCTGCCCATCCGTACCGTGATCGACCGCGCCTTCCCCGACTTCGGATCCGCCAAACCGCTGAACGCGCCCTTCGCGGCGAACTATCTGGCCTACCTGCAAGAGCGCGTCGCGAAGAAACGCGCGGTCCAGTCCGCCATGGTTGGGTCTATCTCGCAACTCCAGTTGAAGGATGTACAGACCCGGGTACTTGCTGCGAACGGCCGCATCTGGACAGGCTCAGGAACCAGCAGCCGCCTGCTCACGCCGCAGGGCAGAGCGCTCTCCGCGGAAGAGCAGCCGAATGAGAACTTCTATTCCATTGCGCTGCGCCTGCAATTCGGTAATTTCAGCTACTACACCGGTGGAGATCTGGCGTGCGATACGCATGACGGCCGCGTTCCCTGGCTCGACAACGAGACCCCGGTCGCCCGTCTCGCCGGCAGGACAGACGTCGCCGCCGCAAACCATCATGGCTATTTTGATTCCACCGGCGCAGCCTTTACGGACGCTCTCGACGCGCAGGCGTACATCGTGCAGGCATGGGACGTTGGCCACCCAGGCCCGGCGCAGGCGCAGCGCATGCTGGGCGAATGGCCCGGCGCGAAGAAGCACGACGTCTATGCGCTGGAATCCTTGCCGGCGAACGCCCTGATCAACAGCCGCTTCACCCCACGCTTCAAAAGCCGGCAGGGACACGTCGTGGTCCGCGTCGCCGCAGACACAAAGAGCTTCCGTATCCATCTGCTGGATGCGACAAACGAAGATATGGCTGTCCGCTGGGTCAGCGATCCGTATCGGTGTAGGGGATAA
- a CDS encoding di-heme oxidoredictase family protein has protein sequence MKPRRSFSSVRISIAFLLLLLTPLLHGQFRENFFRAKDPGPRPNPSSTIPLPVPGLNANEISLFAESLLRVSELEGTCDTCVEQPQGTMPIDPDPQNPFSPLKLVNSAGMGPRFNADQCFICHFQPMIGGSATRKNVAFVVGKRLGASNTIPSFEEADGAFREVRFKFNKDGSRDGGVHQLFTVAGRADAPACQLQQPDFDRELRRNNLSYRIPLQLFGLGLIESIQDSAIRDNMNANRELKRLLGIEGHPNLVANNGTIARFGWKAQNASLTLFAGEAYNVEMGISNDLFPITQSEDKDCNLSYEPFDVPRTTEANYHDPLKIMPAWLMFTEFMRFVDAPALAAQSESAKRGERLFREVGCALCHTPSFTTPGTANPGSPAEQIGPQTVALRGQQVNLYSDLLVHRMGATLADNIVQGNAGPDEFRTTPLWGLGQRIFFLHDGRTDDLMTAIQDHASYRGSDGGDNPSKDRDSYSYGPSEANNVVRRFNGLNEREKQSLLDFLRTL, from the coding sequence TTGAAACCACGCCGATCTTTCTCTTCTGTTCGAATTTCGATCGCTTTTCTTCTGCTTCTGCTCACCCCCCTGCTCCACGGCCAGTTCCGCGAAAACTTTTTCCGCGCAAAAGACCCCGGACCACGGCCAAACCCTTCCTCCACCATCCCCCTGCCGGTACCAGGGCTGAACGCCAACGAAATTTCGCTCTTTGCCGAGAGCCTTCTGCGTGTTTCCGAACTGGAGGGCACCTGTGACACCTGTGTCGAGCAGCCGCAGGGCACCATGCCCATCGATCCTGATCCGCAGAACCCTTTCTCGCCCCTGAAGCTGGTGAACTCCGCCGGCATGGGACCGCGTTTCAATGCCGACCAGTGCTTTATCTGCCACTTCCAGCCCATGATCGGTGGCAGCGCGACGCGCAAGAACGTCGCCTTTGTGGTGGGCAAACGCCTGGGCGCCAGCAATACCATTCCTTCTTTTGAAGAGGCAGACGGCGCCTTCCGCGAGGTGCGGTTCAAGTTCAACAAGGACGGCAGCCGCGATGGTGGGGTCCACCAGCTCTTTACTGTCGCCGGAAGAGCGGACGCACCCGCCTGCCAGTTGCAGCAGCCGGACTTCGACCGGGAGCTGCGGCGCAACAACCTGTCGTACCGCATTCCGTTGCAGCTGTTCGGCCTGGGCCTGATTGAGTCCATCCAGGACTCCGCCATTCGCGACAACATGAATGCCAACCGGGAGCTGAAGCGGCTGCTGGGTATTGAAGGCCACCCCAACCTGGTGGCTAATAACGGCACCATCGCACGCTTTGGATGGAAGGCGCAGAACGCTTCCCTGACCCTGTTTGCCGGCGAGGCCTACAACGTGGAGATGGGCATCAGCAACGACCTGTTTCCCATCACGCAGTCTGAGGACAAGGATTGCAATCTCTCCTACGAGCCTTTCGACGTTCCCCGTACAACGGAAGCGAACTATCACGATCCGCTGAAGATCATGCCCGCCTGGCTGATGTTCACCGAGTTCATGCGCTTTGTGGATGCTCCGGCGCTGGCAGCGCAGTCGGAGAGCGCAAAACGCGGCGAACGGCTGTTCCGAGAAGTTGGCTGCGCGCTTTGCCATACACCGTCGTTCACGACGCCTGGAACGGCAAACCCGGGCTCTCCCGCGGAGCAGATCGGGCCACAAACTGTGGCCCTGCGAGGGCAACAGGTCAACCTGTACTCTGACCTGCTGGTCCATCGCATGGGAGCCACGCTGGCCGACAACATTGTGCAGGGCAACGCCGGGCCGGACGAGTTTCGCACAACACCGCTATGGGGACTGGGCCAGCGAATCTTCTTCCTGCACGACGGACGTACCGACGACCTGATGACCGCGATCCAGGACCATGCCTCCTATCGCGGATCGGACGGCGGTGATAACCCGTCCAAGGACCGCGATTCCTATAGCTACGGACCATCGGAGGCAAACAATGTCGTCCGCCGCTTCAATGGCCTGAACGAGCGCGAGAAGCAGTCTCTCCTGGACTTTCTGCGCACCCTGTAA
- a CDS encoding site-2 protease family protein, with product MNLEIALAIFAYVVLVLSITIHDATEAMVAFRLGDPTARMLGRTSLNPIKHYDLFGTVIWPLLYIFRTPLALGWGKPVPVTPRNFRKPVRDEILVALSGPVANLALGLICLILLVILKHASPMAAQSLGVAQALALRDNSIATTDLPALFPLILMLYIGIVTNLLLCIFNLVPLPAFDGGRILRNFLPYNAQKTYDSIGLYLMFGFFFLGFRFIMIFFVPMFMFFNSLLFAL from the coding sequence ATGAATCTCGAAATCGCACTCGCCATCTTTGCCTACGTCGTGCTGGTGCTCTCCATCACCATTCACGACGCCACGGAGGCCATGGTGGCCTTCCGTCTCGGTGACCCGACGGCCCGCATGCTGGGGCGTACTTCGCTCAATCCCATCAAACACTACGACCTCTTCGGTACGGTCATCTGGCCGCTGCTCTACATCTTCCGCACGCCGCTGGCGCTTGGCTGGGGCAAGCCTGTCCCGGTTACGCCACGCAACTTCCGCAAGCCGGTGCGTGATGAGATCCTGGTGGCTCTCTCCGGTCCCGTAGCAAACCTTGCGCTTGGCCTTATCTGCCTGATTCTGCTGGTGATCCTCAAGCATGCCAGCCCCATGGCCGCGCAGTCGCTCGGTGTTGCGCAGGCGCTTGCCCTGCGGGACAACTCGATCGCCACCACGGACCTGCCCGCGCTCTTCCCCCTGATCCTGATGCTCTACATCGGCATCGTCACCAACCTGCTGCTCTGCATCTTCAACCTGGTGCCGCTGCCCGCCTTTGATGGCGGACGCATCCTGCGGAACTTTCTGCCCTACAACGCGCAGAAGACCTACGACTCCATCGGCCTGTATTTGATGTTCGGTTTCTTCTTCCTCGGCTTCCGCTTCATCATGATCTTCTTCGTGCCGATGTTCATGTTCTTCAACAGCCTGCTGTTTGCGCTGTAG
- a CDS encoding DUF4256 domain-containing protein: MTAKRANADQAAATALDSATNLLAVLKARFEKNTRRHKGIMWDSVEKRLRKSADAFRILEEMERTGGEPDAVGREDEVILFFDCSAESPSGRRSLCYDHKALNARKEHKPANSAINLSESIGVELLTEEQYRYLQTLGEFDTKTSSWIQTPERIRKLGGALFCDRRYDTVFVYHNGAESYYAGRGFRGCLRV, translated from the coding sequence ATGACCGCGAAACGAGCAAACGCAGATCAAGCTGCCGCTACTGCGCTGGATAGCGCAACGAATCTCCTGGCCGTGCTAAAAGCGCGTTTTGAGAAGAACACACGCCGGCACAAAGGAATAATGTGGGACTCGGTCGAAAAGCGTCTGCGCAAGAGTGCGGACGCTTTTCGGATATTAGAAGAAATGGAACGAACCGGCGGAGAGCCGGATGCCGTAGGCAGGGAGGATGAGGTGATCCTCTTCTTCGACTGTTCGGCTGAAAGTCCGAGCGGTCGAAGGAGCCTGTGCTATGACCACAAGGCGTTGAACGCCCGCAAAGAGCACAAGCCCGCAAACAGTGCGATAAATCTGTCGGAGTCGATCGGTGTGGAACTGCTCACCGAAGAGCAATATCGCTATCTGCAAACATTGGGTGAGTTCGACACCAAAACATCGAGCTGGATACAGACGCCGGAGCGGATCAGAAAACTCGGAGGCGCCCTATTCTGCGATCGCCGTTATGACACGGTCTTCGTGTATCACAATGGAGCGGAATCCTACTATGCAGGGCGCGGCTTTCGCGGCTGTCTGAGGGTGTGA
- the trpS gene encoding tryptophan--tRNA ligase, with product MSDVETTSRRRVLSGMRPTGKLHLGNYMGALYNWVRLQDQYECYFFIADWHALTTDYANPGNVKQKCFDVAVDFLAAGLDPEKCVIFRQSHVPEHASLHLLFSMFTPLGWLERVPTYKDQQEQLREKDLATYGFLGYPLLQSADILLYKPDFVPVGQDQVAHVELTREVARRFNQLYDSRWSEAIAQAVSDKEKIKAEVSANSVDLIFPEPQALLTPSPKLPGLDGRKMSKSYGNTLMLSETEPDIRAKLKTMVTDPARVRRTDPGNPDVCPVFDLHKVFSPAEKQTEVREGCTTAGIGCIQCKGWLADAVVAELAPIQERRAKYEANPGLVIDILAAGAERAHAKAAEAMQDALVALGME from the coding sequence ATGTCTGACGTTGAAACCACCTCGCGCCGCCGCGTGCTCTCCGGCATGCGGCCCACCGGCAAGCTCCACCTGGGCAACTACATGGGAGCGCTCTACAACTGGGTCCGCCTCCAGGACCAGTACGAGTGCTACTTCTTCATCGCCGACTGGCACGCGCTCACCACCGACTACGCCAATCCCGGCAACGTGAAGCAGAAGTGCTTCGATGTCGCCGTCGACTTCCTCGCCGCCGGCCTTGACCCCGAGAAGTGCGTCATCTTCCGCCAGTCTCACGTGCCGGAGCACGCCTCCCTGCACCTGCTCTTCAGCATGTTCACGCCGCTGGGCTGGCTGGAGCGCGTGCCCACGTATAAGGATCAGCAGGAGCAGCTTCGCGAGAAGGACCTCGCCACCTACGGCTTCCTCGGCTACCCGTTGCTGCAGTCGGCCGACATCCTGCTCTACAAGCCCGACTTCGTTCCCGTCGGTCAGGACCAGGTTGCACACGTCGAGCTCACCCGCGAGGTCGCACGCCGCTTCAACCAGCTTTATGACTCCCGCTGGTCTGAGGCCATTGCGCAGGCTGTCTCCGACAAGGAGAAGATCAAGGCTGAGGTCTCGGCCAACTCCGTCGATCTCATCTTCCCGGAGCCACAGGCGCTTCTCACTCCCTCGCCCAAGCTCCCCGGTCTCGACGGCCGCAAGATGAGCAAGAGCTATGGCAATACCCTCATGCTCTCGGAGACTGAGCCGGATATCCGCGCCAAGCTGAAGACCATGGTCACCGATCCGGCGCGCGTTCGCCGTACTGACCCCGGAAACCCGGACGTCTGTCCGGTCTTTGATCTGCACAAGGTCTTCTCGCCTGCCGAGAAGCAGACCGAGGTCCGCGAAGGCTGTACCACCGCCGGCATCGGCTGCATCCAGTGCAAAGGCTGGCTGGCGGATGCCGTCGTTGCCGAACTCGCTCCCATCCAGGAACGCCGCGCCAAGTACGAGGCCAACCCGGGGCTGGTTATCGACATCCTGGCCGCCGGTGCCGAACGCGCCCACGCCAAGGCCGCTGAGGCCATGCAGGATGCCCTGGTCGCTCTCGGCATGGAATAA
- a CDS encoding SIMPL domain-containing protein, which yields MKSPLFAALLLSASVATFAQTSTLQINKENRTISVSATDSVTTDADLAVVHIGFQVLGRDEQSTYAEGSRVSNAIMKALTGSGVEKTAIESENQNLAPLNDYEIKQLPADRAANRFRLTQSWSVKTSPETAAKVLDAAVKAGANQSGSIDWQLKDESALEAQAASKALAHAQRIAAQMAEALHAKLGPLVYASNEAPQSPHPIPMMRMAAAAPAMDKVQPLAINGRKVERSATVTALFAIE from the coding sequence ATGAAGTCCCCCCTATTCGCGGCTCTTTTGCTTTCCGCTTCCGTCGCCACCTTCGCGCAGACCTCCACCCTGCAGATCAATAAGGAAAACCGCACCATCTCGGTCTCCGCCACGGACTCGGTCACCACCGATGCCGACCTGGCCGTCGTCCACATTGGCTTCCAGGTGCTGGGCCGCGATGAACAGTCCACCTACGCCGAAGGCTCCCGCGTCTCCAATGCAATCATGAAGGCACTGACCGGCTCCGGAGTCGAGAAGACGGCCATCGAAAGCGAAAACCAGAACCTCGCGCCGCTCAACGACTACGAGATCAAGCAGCTCCCGGCTGACCGTGCCGCCAACCGCTTCCGCCTCACCCAGTCCTGGAGTGTGAAGACTTCGCCGGAGACCGCCGCCAAGGTGCTGGATGCCGCCGTCAAAGCCGGAGCGAACCAGAGTGGCTCCATCGACTGGCAGTTGAAGGACGAGTCGGCTCTCGAAGCGCAGGCCGCCTCCAAGGCACTGGCGCATGCCCAGCGCATCGCCGCGCAGATGGCTGAAGCCCTGCACGCAAAGCTCGGCCCACTGGTCTACGCCAGCAATGAAGCTCCACAGTCACCCCACCCCATCCCGATGATGCGCATGGCTGCCGCTGCACCTGCCATGGATAAAGTTCAGCCCCTGGCCATCAACGGCCGCAAGGTGGAGCGTTCGGCCACCGTGACCGCCCTCTTCGCAATCGAATAA